In Musa acuminata AAA Group cultivar baxijiao chromosome BXJ3-11, Cavendish_Baxijiao_AAA, whole genome shotgun sequence, one DNA window encodes the following:
- the LOC103970738 gene encoding biotin synthase, mitochondrial, with translation MILIRHLRWRLRPLAALSGPSFSTLTASASAAAVETERTIRDGPRNDWSRDEIKSIYDSPILDLLFHGAQVHRHTHKFREVQQCTLLSIKTGGCTEDCSYCPQSSRYDTGLKAQKLMNKDAVLEAAKKAKEAGSTRFCMGAAWRDTFGRKTNFNQILEYVSEIRAMGMEVCCTLGMLEKQQAEELKKAGLTAYNHNLDTSREYYPNIITTRSYDERLATLQHVREAGISVCSGGIIGLGEGEEDRVGLLHTLATLPMHPESVPINALVPVKGTPLQDQKPVEIWEMIRMIATARIVMPRAMVRLSAGRVRFSMPEQALCFLAGANSIFTGEKLLTTPNNDFDADQMMFKILGLTCKAPSFPEAESTLGPQTCEEAISNVG, from the exons atgaTCCTGATCCGACACCTCCGCTGGCGCcttcgcccgctggcggcgctgagtGGCCCCTCCTTCTCCACCCTCACCGCGtctgcctccgccgccgccgtggAGACCGAGAGGACCATCCGAGACGGACCCAGGAACGACTGGAGCAGGGACGAGATCAAATCCATCTACGACTCCCCCATCCTCGATCTCCTCTTCCACGGT GCTCAAGTCCATAGGCATACCCATAAGTTTCGGGAAGTGCAGCAATGCACTCTTCTATCCATAAAAACCGGTGGATGTACTGAAGATTGTTCGTATTGTCCCCAGTCATCAAGGTATGATACTGGTTTGAAAGCCCAAAAGCTGATGAACAAGGATGCTGTCTTGGAGGCAGCAAAGAAG GCAAAAGAGGCTGGAAGCACACGTTTTTGCATGGGTGCTGCATGGAGGGATACATTTGGTAGAAAGACCAATTTTAACCAgatccttgaatatgtgagtgaGATAAG GGCCATGGGTATGGAGGTATGCTGCACCTTGGGCATGCTAGAGAAGCAGCAAGCAGAGGAGCTTAAGAAAGCAGGGCTCACAGCCTACAATCATAATCTAGATACTTCAAGAGAGTACTACCCCAACATCATAACCACAAGATCTTATGACGAAAGATTGGCAACACTTCAGCATGTCCGTGAGGCAGGAATTAGTGTATGTTCAG GAGGAATTATAGGCCttggagaaggagaggaggacCGTGTTGGGCTGTTGCATACCCTGGCAACCCTCCCTATGCACCCTGAGAGTGTTCCCATCAACGCTTTGGTTCCCGTTAAGGGTACACCTCTTCAAGATCAAAAG CCTGTTGAGATCTGGGAGATGATTCGGATGATCGCCACGGCTCGCATTGTGATGCCAAGGGCAATGGTGAGGCTATCCGCCGGAAGGGTTCGGTTCTCGATGCCCGAGCAAGCACTGTGCTTTTTGGCTGGCGCCAATTCCATTTTCACAGGAGAGAAATTATTGACAACCCCAAACAACGACTTCGATGCCGACCAAATGATGTTTAAAATCCTTGGCTTGACTTGCAAAGCCCCAAGCTTTCCTGAAGCAGAATCCACACTTGGGCCACAGACATGCGAGGAAGCCATCTCTAATGTAGGTTAA
- the LOC103970739 gene encoding uncharacterized protein LOC103970739, translating to MESPVSMPSSPAAEESGEMEVEEPMVAPMEEEEREEVNAHWRGWREREPWPRKSGGVMLEGYVDAGDGGDLASGGVARTKSLTDEDLEELKGCLDLGFGFSYEEIPELCNTLPALELCYSMSQRFLDEQQQQQLSLDRSSSSESMDLCPSPPSPPIANWRISSPGDDPDEVKARLRYWAQAVACTIRLCS from the exons ATGGAGTCCCCTGTTTCGATGCCCTCGAGCCCTGCTGCTGAAGAGAGTGGGGAGATGGAGGTGGAGGAGCCGATGGTAGCGCCCATGGAAGAGGAAGAACGGGAGGAGGTGAATGCCCACTGGAGGGGGTGGAGGGAGCGCGAGCCGTGGCCGCGGAAGAGCGGCGGGGTGATGCTGGAGGGGTACGTGGACGCGGGAGACGGCGGCGACTTGGCGTCGGGTGGCGTCGCTAGGACGAAGAGCTTGACGGATGAGGACTTGGAGGAGCTCAAGGGGTGCCTCGACCTGGGGTTCGGGTTCAGCTACGAGGAGATCCCCGAGCTCTGCAACACGCTCCCGGCGCTGGAGCTCTGCTACTCGATGAGCCAGAGATTCTTGGACgagcagcaacaacagcagctATCGCTAGATCGTTCCTCCTCGAGcgagtccatggatctgtgcccgTCGCCCCCGTCTCCTCCCATAGCCAACTGGAGGATCTCCAGCCCAG GAGATGATCCAGATGAAGTTAAAGCAAGGCTGAGGTATTGGGCTCAAGCGGTGGCTTGTACCATTAGGTTATGCAGCTGA
- the LOC135582504 gene encoding ATPase family AAA domain-containing protein At1g05910-like isoform X1 translates to MDSKGDAAAITPLRTSDRLRQRPKYFGRPFLYYKPVIRKKIKSKKRTAASQIAKKLLRPRNHPVQMPPPDSIAANLRRSTRKRKISINLEDYETDTSGTEDDDLMAPRYRSSKNKAENNASHDEASTSPRNKKITKTNSLPRREGLRPRRLLSRRRAQPYEESEEDQDSSEDQAAEDETENGNDTEEDAGNEEDGDGGDEVAGDGDDEDGEEEQEGRRRYDLRKRSENHRLSSEKEGKERPRSPRRVLHHGMGSKSNRYLRKGGSRVHRRHRLSLPDDSDDSLLVDEMDQGPSIPWTRNGSRSGTPWLLGGLDMHGATAWGLNVAASGWVYQGDNITYLTSGIQTAGPSSKGGADIQPLQVDESVSFEDIGGLSEYIDALKEMVFFPLLYPDFFAKYHIAPPRGVLLCGPPGTGKTLIARALACAASKAGQKVSFYMRKGADVLSKWVGEAERQLKLLFEEAQRNQPSIIFFDEIDGLAPVRSSKQEQIHNSIVSTLLALMDGLDSRGQVVLIGATNRIDAIDGALRRPGRFDREFVFPLPGYEARAEILKIHTRKWKEPPSKELKMELAASCVGYCGADLKSLCTEAAIRAFREKYPQVYTSDDKFVINVDSIKVEKHHFLEAMSTITPAAHRGSIVHSRPLSSIVAPCLERHLQRIMKHVSDIFPCLPAVDVSRLSVLSFGSALPLVYRPRLLIYGDASAGLDHVGPAVLHEMEKFPVHSLGLPSLLSDPSAKTPEEALVHIFGEARRTTPSILYLPQFHIWWETAHEQLKAVLMSLLEELSSNLPILLIGTSSVSLSKMDEDSTSIFALCNVYQVDKPTADDRSRFLEKLVEDILTLEVDESTSKLKKVTSLPELPKAPQEVSGPKPSELQAKAEAEQHALRRLRMCLRDVCNRILYDKRFSVFHYPVLDEDVPDYRSIVHNPMDMATLLQHVDCGQYLTCAAFLQDIDLIVANAKTYNGDDYNGARIVSRAYELRDVVQGMLSQMDPALVSFCDNIAAQGGPLLFADDVEELNVPTAPVVQLANVPRTSAQLCNVQPDVNLAQSYEAIKLPKKNTDHTGSGREERGTAEPDQIKVSSHPGFQEPDRNGPWRQPENHTNRGPAEVSEAAFSQPANENIDDATKADADISEQIDSVKKHLIERTEGYGVPQLERLYTRVMKGVMAAGSQHREDSRQLVLDHLLKFVEDDKNF, encoded by the exons ATGGATTCGAAAGGAGATGCGGCTGCGATCACGCCGCTGCGGACCAGCGACCGGCTCCGGCAACGACCAAAGTACTTCGGCCGGCCTTTCTTGTACTATAAGCCTGTGATAAGGAAGAAGATCAAATCCAAGAAGAGGACTGCAGCTTCCCAGATTGCAAAGAAGCTGCTTAGGCCGAGGAACCACCCTGTTCAGATGCCCCCTCCGGAT TCTATTGCAGCAAACTTACGGCGCTCTACCAGAAAAAGAAAGATTTCAATAAACCTGGAAGACTATGAAACAGACACTTCAGGAACAGAAGATGATGATTTAATG GCTCCCCGGTATCGTTCTTCAAAAAACAAGGCAGAGAACAATGCTAGCCATGATGAAGCATCAACCTCTCCAAGGAACAAAAAGATTACAAAGACTAATTCCCTTCCCCGCCGTGAGGGTTTACGACCTAGAAGACTGTTGAGTCGGAGAAGAGCACAACCTTATGAAGAATCAGAAGAAGACCAGGATAGCTCTGAAGACCAGGCTGCCGAGGATGAAACGGAAAATGGAAATGACACAGAGGAGGATGCTGGAAATGAAGAggatggtgatgggggagatgaagTAGCAGGAGATGGGGATGATGAAGATGGTGAGGAAGAGCAGGAAGGAAGGAGACGATATGACTTGCGGAAACGTTCTGAGAATCATAGATTATCTAGTGAGaaggagggaaaagagaggccccGATCCCCCCGTAGAGTACTTCATCATGGTATGGGCTCCAAAAGCAATAGGTATCTAAGAAAAGGTGGATCTCGAGTACATAGACGTCATCGGCTTTCATTGCCTGATGATTCTGACGATTCCCTTCTTGTGGACGAAATGGACCAAGGTCCCTCTATTCCTTGGACACGCAACGGAAGCAGAAGTGGGACACCATGGCTCTTGGGTGGTCTAGACATGCACGGTGCAACAGCCTGGGGACTAAATGTTGCTGCATCTGGTTGGGTTTATCAGGGTGACAATATTACTTATCTAACTTCCGGTATTCAAACAGCTGGGCCAAGTTCAAAGGGAGGGGCAGACATTCAGCCGTTACAAGTTGATGAAAGTGTGAGTTTTGAAGACATAGGGGGTCTATCAGAGTACATTGATGCATTAAAGGAAATGGTATTCTTTCCATTACTGTATCCTGATTTCTTTGCCAAATATCACATAGCTCCCCCGAGAGGAGTTCTGCTTTGTGGTCCTCCTGGCACCGGAAAAACATTAATAGCTAGGGCATTAGCATGTGCTGCTTCAAAGGCTGGTCAGAAGGTTAGCTTTTACATGCGTAAGGGAGCTGATGTTCTCAGCAAATGGGTTGGAGAGGCAGAAAGACAACTGAAACTGCTTTTCGAAGAAGCTCAAAGGAATCAGCCCTCAATTATTTTTTTTGATGAGATAGATGGCCTTGCTCCAGTTAGATCCAGCAAACAAGAGCAGATTCACAATTCTATTGTTTCAACATTACTTGCTTTGATGGATGGACTTGATTCTCGTGGACAGGTTGTCCTGATAGGTGCAACCAACAGAATTGATGCCATTGATGGAGCGTTGCGCCGCCCAGGGCGTTTTGACAGGGAATTTGTTTTTCCTTTACCTGGTTACGAGGCACGTGCTGAAATATTGAAGATTCACACACGAAAGTGGAAGGAACCTCCATCAAAAGAGCTAAAGATGGAACTTGCAGCTAGTTGTGTGGGGTATTGTGGAGCAGATCTGAAATCTTTATGCACAGAAGCTGCTATCCGTGCTTTTCGTGAGAAGTACCCCCAAGTGTATACTAGTGATGACAAGTTTGTGATTAATGTTGATTCCATAAAGGTTGAAAAACATCACTTCTTAGAAGCCATGTCTACGATTACTCCTGCTGCTCATAGGGGATCTATTGTGCACTCCAGGCCTTTGTCTTCAATTGTTGCTCCATGTTTGGAAAGACATCTCCAAAGAATAATGAAGCATGTATCTGATATTTTTCCTTGCCTTCCAGCTGTAGATGTCAGCAGGCTATCTGTTCTTTCCTTTGGCTCTGCACTTCCTCTTGTTTATAGGCCTCGCCTTCTGATATATGGGGATGCAAGTGCTGGATTG GACCATGTTGGGCCTGCTGTCCTACATGAAATGGAGAAGTTTCCTGTTCACTCTCTTGGACTTCCATCTCTTCTATCTGATCCTAGTGCAAAGACACCAGAAGAGGCTTTGGTGCATATATTTGGTGAAGCAAGAAGAACTACTCCTTCTATACTCTACTTACCTCAGTTCCATATTTGGTGGGAGACA GCACATGAACAGCTTAAGGCTGTTTTGATGAGTCTTTTAGAGGAATTGTCTTCCAATCTTCCAATTTTACTGATAGGAACATCTTCAGTGTCCTTGAGCAAAATGGATGAAGACTCCACTTCCATCTTTGCTCTCTGTAATGT GTATCAAGTGGACAAACCGACTGCAGATGACAGGTCACGCTTTTTGGAGAAATTGGTTGAAGATATCTTGACTCTTGAAGTTGATGAGTCAACAAGCAAATTAAAAAAAGTAACATCTCTTCCAGAACTCCCCAAGGCCCCTCAGGAAGTGAGTGGTCCAAAACCTTCAGAGCTTCAGGCAAAAGCAGAGGCAGAGCAACATGCCCTTCGTCGGCTGCGGATGTGTCTCCGGGATGTTTGTAATAG GATTCTATATGACAAGCGATTTAGTGTGTTCCATTATCCAGTCTTGGATGAGGATGTGCCTGACTATCGTTCGATTGTTCATAATCCCATGGATATGGCCACTCTGTTGCAGCATGTCGATTGTGGGCAGTATCTCACGTGTGCAGCATTCTTGCAAGATATTGACCTTATTGTGGCTAATGCCAAG ACATATAATGGAGATGACTACAATGGAGCTAGAATTGTCAGCAGAGCTTATGAGCTTCGAGATGTG gTGCAAGGTATGTTGTCACAGATGGACCCAGCTCTAGTCTCATTTTGTGACAACATTGCAGCACAAGGTGGTCCATTGTTATTTGCAGATGATGTGGAAGAGTTGAATGTTCCAACAGCACCTGTTGTTCAACTGGCTAACGTTCCTAGAACAAGTGCTCAACTTTGTAATGTTCAGCCAGATGTAAATCTGGCACAAAGTTATGAAGCAATAAAACTGCCAAAGAAAAACACCGACCATACAG GCTCAGGCAGGGAGGAGAGAGGTACTGCTGAACCTGATCAGATAAAGGTCAGCTCTCATCCAGGATTCCAAGAACCAGATAGAAATGGTCCATGGAGACAACCAGAAAACCACACTAATCGCGGACCAGCAGAAGTATCGGAGGCAGCTTTCAGCCAACCGGCCAATGAAAACATTGATGATGCGACGAAGGCCGATGCAGACATATCTGAGCAAATTGATTCTGTGAAGAAGCATCTCATCGAGCGAACGGAAGGCTATGGAGTGCCACAGCTTGAGCGGCTCTACACCCGAGTGATGAAAGGTGTGATGGCAGCAGGAAGTCAACATAGAGAAGATAGTAGGCAATTGGTTTTGGATCATCTTTTGAAATTTGTTGAGGACGACAAAAATTTTTAA
- the LOC135582504 gene encoding ATPase family AAA domain-containing protein At1g05910-like isoform X2 has translation MAPRYRSSKNKAENNASHDEASTSPRNKKITKTNSLPRREGLRPRRLLSRRRAQPYEESEEDQDSSEDQAAEDETENGNDTEEDAGNEEDGDGGDEVAGDGDDEDGEEEQEGRRRYDLRKRSENHRLSSEKEGKERPRSPRRVLHHGMGSKSNRYLRKGGSRVHRRHRLSLPDDSDDSLLVDEMDQGPSIPWTRNGSRSGTPWLLGGLDMHGATAWGLNVAASGWVYQGDNITYLTSGIQTAGPSSKGGADIQPLQVDESVSFEDIGGLSEYIDALKEMVFFPLLYPDFFAKYHIAPPRGVLLCGPPGTGKTLIARALACAASKAGQKVSFYMRKGADVLSKWVGEAERQLKLLFEEAQRNQPSIIFFDEIDGLAPVRSSKQEQIHNSIVSTLLALMDGLDSRGQVVLIGATNRIDAIDGALRRPGRFDREFVFPLPGYEARAEILKIHTRKWKEPPSKELKMELAASCVGYCGADLKSLCTEAAIRAFREKYPQVYTSDDKFVINVDSIKVEKHHFLEAMSTITPAAHRGSIVHSRPLSSIVAPCLERHLQRIMKHVSDIFPCLPAVDVSRLSVLSFGSALPLVYRPRLLIYGDASAGLDHVGPAVLHEMEKFPVHSLGLPSLLSDPSAKTPEEALVHIFGEARRTTPSILYLPQFHIWWETAHEQLKAVLMSLLEELSSNLPILLIGTSSVSLSKMDEDSTSIFALCNVYQVDKPTADDRSRFLEKLVEDILTLEVDESTSKLKKVTSLPELPKAPQEVSGPKPSELQAKAEAEQHALRRLRMCLRDVCNRILYDKRFSVFHYPVLDEDVPDYRSIVHNPMDMATLLQHVDCGQYLTCAAFLQDIDLIVANAKTYNGDDYNGARIVSRAYELRDVVQGMLSQMDPALVSFCDNIAAQGGPLLFADDVEELNVPTAPVVQLANVPRTSAQLCNVQPDVNLAQSYEAIKLPKKNTDHTGSGREERGTAEPDQIKVSSHPGFQEPDRNGPWRQPENHTNRGPAEVSEAAFSQPANENIDDATKADADISEQIDSVKKHLIERTEGYGVPQLERLYTRVMKGVMAAGSQHREDSRQLVLDHLLKFVEDDKNF, from the exons ATG GCTCCCCGGTATCGTTCTTCAAAAAACAAGGCAGAGAACAATGCTAGCCATGATGAAGCATCAACCTCTCCAAGGAACAAAAAGATTACAAAGACTAATTCCCTTCCCCGCCGTGAGGGTTTACGACCTAGAAGACTGTTGAGTCGGAGAAGAGCACAACCTTATGAAGAATCAGAAGAAGACCAGGATAGCTCTGAAGACCAGGCTGCCGAGGATGAAACGGAAAATGGAAATGACACAGAGGAGGATGCTGGAAATGAAGAggatggtgatgggggagatgaagTAGCAGGAGATGGGGATGATGAAGATGGTGAGGAAGAGCAGGAAGGAAGGAGACGATATGACTTGCGGAAACGTTCTGAGAATCATAGATTATCTAGTGAGaaggagggaaaagagaggccccGATCCCCCCGTAGAGTACTTCATCATGGTATGGGCTCCAAAAGCAATAGGTATCTAAGAAAAGGTGGATCTCGAGTACATAGACGTCATCGGCTTTCATTGCCTGATGATTCTGACGATTCCCTTCTTGTGGACGAAATGGACCAAGGTCCCTCTATTCCTTGGACACGCAACGGAAGCAGAAGTGGGACACCATGGCTCTTGGGTGGTCTAGACATGCACGGTGCAACAGCCTGGGGACTAAATGTTGCTGCATCTGGTTGGGTTTATCAGGGTGACAATATTACTTATCTAACTTCCGGTATTCAAACAGCTGGGCCAAGTTCAAAGGGAGGGGCAGACATTCAGCCGTTACAAGTTGATGAAAGTGTGAGTTTTGAAGACATAGGGGGTCTATCAGAGTACATTGATGCATTAAAGGAAATGGTATTCTTTCCATTACTGTATCCTGATTTCTTTGCCAAATATCACATAGCTCCCCCGAGAGGAGTTCTGCTTTGTGGTCCTCCTGGCACCGGAAAAACATTAATAGCTAGGGCATTAGCATGTGCTGCTTCAAAGGCTGGTCAGAAGGTTAGCTTTTACATGCGTAAGGGAGCTGATGTTCTCAGCAAATGGGTTGGAGAGGCAGAAAGACAACTGAAACTGCTTTTCGAAGAAGCTCAAAGGAATCAGCCCTCAATTATTTTTTTTGATGAGATAGATGGCCTTGCTCCAGTTAGATCCAGCAAACAAGAGCAGATTCACAATTCTATTGTTTCAACATTACTTGCTTTGATGGATGGACTTGATTCTCGTGGACAGGTTGTCCTGATAGGTGCAACCAACAGAATTGATGCCATTGATGGAGCGTTGCGCCGCCCAGGGCGTTTTGACAGGGAATTTGTTTTTCCTTTACCTGGTTACGAGGCACGTGCTGAAATATTGAAGATTCACACACGAAAGTGGAAGGAACCTCCATCAAAAGAGCTAAAGATGGAACTTGCAGCTAGTTGTGTGGGGTATTGTGGAGCAGATCTGAAATCTTTATGCACAGAAGCTGCTATCCGTGCTTTTCGTGAGAAGTACCCCCAAGTGTATACTAGTGATGACAAGTTTGTGATTAATGTTGATTCCATAAAGGTTGAAAAACATCACTTCTTAGAAGCCATGTCTACGATTACTCCTGCTGCTCATAGGGGATCTATTGTGCACTCCAGGCCTTTGTCTTCAATTGTTGCTCCATGTTTGGAAAGACATCTCCAAAGAATAATGAAGCATGTATCTGATATTTTTCCTTGCCTTCCAGCTGTAGATGTCAGCAGGCTATCTGTTCTTTCCTTTGGCTCTGCACTTCCTCTTGTTTATAGGCCTCGCCTTCTGATATATGGGGATGCAAGTGCTGGATTG GACCATGTTGGGCCTGCTGTCCTACATGAAATGGAGAAGTTTCCTGTTCACTCTCTTGGACTTCCATCTCTTCTATCTGATCCTAGTGCAAAGACACCAGAAGAGGCTTTGGTGCATATATTTGGTGAAGCAAGAAGAACTACTCCTTCTATACTCTACTTACCTCAGTTCCATATTTGGTGGGAGACA GCACATGAACAGCTTAAGGCTGTTTTGATGAGTCTTTTAGAGGAATTGTCTTCCAATCTTCCAATTTTACTGATAGGAACATCTTCAGTGTCCTTGAGCAAAATGGATGAAGACTCCACTTCCATCTTTGCTCTCTGTAATGT GTATCAAGTGGACAAACCGACTGCAGATGACAGGTCACGCTTTTTGGAGAAATTGGTTGAAGATATCTTGACTCTTGAAGTTGATGAGTCAACAAGCAAATTAAAAAAAGTAACATCTCTTCCAGAACTCCCCAAGGCCCCTCAGGAAGTGAGTGGTCCAAAACCTTCAGAGCTTCAGGCAAAAGCAGAGGCAGAGCAACATGCCCTTCGTCGGCTGCGGATGTGTCTCCGGGATGTTTGTAATAG GATTCTATATGACAAGCGATTTAGTGTGTTCCATTATCCAGTCTTGGATGAGGATGTGCCTGACTATCGTTCGATTGTTCATAATCCCATGGATATGGCCACTCTGTTGCAGCATGTCGATTGTGGGCAGTATCTCACGTGTGCAGCATTCTTGCAAGATATTGACCTTATTGTGGCTAATGCCAAG ACATATAATGGAGATGACTACAATGGAGCTAGAATTGTCAGCAGAGCTTATGAGCTTCGAGATGTG gTGCAAGGTATGTTGTCACAGATGGACCCAGCTCTAGTCTCATTTTGTGACAACATTGCAGCACAAGGTGGTCCATTGTTATTTGCAGATGATGTGGAAGAGTTGAATGTTCCAACAGCACCTGTTGTTCAACTGGCTAACGTTCCTAGAACAAGTGCTCAACTTTGTAATGTTCAGCCAGATGTAAATCTGGCACAAAGTTATGAAGCAATAAAACTGCCAAAGAAAAACACCGACCATACAG GCTCAGGCAGGGAGGAGAGAGGTACTGCTGAACCTGATCAGATAAAGGTCAGCTCTCATCCAGGATTCCAAGAACCAGATAGAAATGGTCCATGGAGACAACCAGAAAACCACACTAATCGCGGACCAGCAGAAGTATCGGAGGCAGCTTTCAGCCAACCGGCCAATGAAAACATTGATGATGCGACGAAGGCCGATGCAGACATATCTGAGCAAATTGATTCTGTGAAGAAGCATCTCATCGAGCGAACGGAAGGCTATGGAGTGCCACAGCTTGAGCGGCTCTACACCCGAGTGATGAAAGGTGTGATGGCAGCAGGAAGTCAACATAGAGAAGATAGTAGGCAATTGGTTTTGGATCATCTTTTGAAATTTGTTGAGGACGACAAAAATTTTTAA
- the LOC135652192 gene encoding fructokinase-1-like, which yields MGTVNGDSAAGLVVSFGEMLIDFVPTVSGVSLAEATGFLKAPGGAPANVAIAVARLGGLCAFVGKLGDDEFGRMLAAILRENGVDDSGVTFDTGARTALAFVTLRADGEREFMFYRNPSADMLLTEAELNLDLIRKAAVFHYGSISLITEPCRSAHLKAMEVAKETGALLSYDPNLRLPLWPSAAEARKQILSIWDQADIIKVSDVELEFLTGQDSVEDEVAMQLWRPTLKLLLVTLGEKGCKYYTEDFHGIVESFAVKQIDTTGAGDAFVGALLRRIVHDQSVLQDEKRLRELLRFANACGAITTTKKGAIPSLPNASEAMQLLESASDMLA from the exons ATGGGCACAGTGAACGGAGACTCTGCCGCTGGTCTCGTCGTGAGCTTCGGCGAGATGCTGATCGACTTCGTGCCCACCGTGTCCGGAGTGTCGCTGGCGGAGGCGACCGGGTTCCTGAAGGCACCCGGCGGCGCTCCCGCCAACGTGGCCATAGCCGTGGCGCGGCTCGGTGGGCTCTGtgccttcgtcggcaagctcggcGACGACGAGTTCGGCCGCATGCTGGCCGCCATCCTGCGGGAGAACGGCGTCGACGACTCCGGCGTCACGTTCGACACCGGCGCACGCACCGCGCTGGCGTTCGTCACCCTCCGCGCCGACGGTGAGCGCGAGTTCATGTTCTACCGCAACCCCAGCGCTGACATGCTGCTCACCGAGGCCGAGCTCAACCTCGATCTCATCAGAAAG GCTGCAGTCTTTCACTACGGATCTATAAGTCTGATCACGGAGCCCTGCAGGTCAGCTCACTTGAAGGCCATGGAGGTAGCCAAGGAAACAGGGGCGCTGCTCTCCTACGATCCCAACCTCCGGCTGCCTCTGTGGCCGTCGGCGGCGGAGGCCAGGAAGCAAATCTTGAGCATCTGGGACCAGGCTGACATCATCAAGGTCAGCGACGTCGAGCTAGAGTTCCTGACCGGCCAAGACTCGGTGGAAGATGAAGTGGCCATGCAACTCTGGCGCCCAACCCTCAAGCTCCTCTTGGTCACCCTCGGCGAGAAGGGATGCAAGTACTACACCGAG GATTTCCACGGAATCGTCGAATCCTTCGCCGTCAAGCAGATCGACACGACCGGGGCAGGCGACGCGTTTGTCGGCGCACTGCTGAGGAGGATCGTCCATGACCAGTCTGTTCTGCAG GACGAGAAGAGGCTGAGGGAGCTGCTGCGATTTGCTAATGCATGTGGAGCAATCACCACCACCAAGAAGGGAGCGATCCCGTCGTTGCCGAATGCGTCGGAGGCCATGCAACTCCTCGAAAGCGCATCAGACATGCTTGCTTAG